One genomic segment of Actinoplanes ianthinogenes includes these proteins:
- a CDS encoding TetR/AcrR family transcriptional regulator, giving the protein MATPYEETGRTGQKARTRTALVEATRKLLAAGETPQVEEAAEAAGISRTTAYRYFANQRALLLAAHPQISPETLLGAGAPDTLPQRLDVFITAFCDYNFTWEPQLRAALRLSLDPAADRPAMRQGRAIAWVEDALRPLRDTHPHVDVHDLAVAIRSATGIETLVWLIDVAGQDREQATATVRSTARALLAAATAQPVR; this is encoded by the coding sequence ATGGCGACACCGTACGAGGAGACCGGCCGCACCGGGCAGAAAGCCCGCACCCGCACCGCGCTGGTCGAGGCGACCCGGAAACTGCTGGCCGCCGGGGAGACCCCGCAGGTCGAGGAGGCCGCCGAGGCGGCGGGCATCTCCCGGACCACCGCGTACCGATACTTCGCCAACCAGCGGGCCCTGTTGCTCGCCGCCCATCCGCAGATCTCACCGGAGACGCTGCTCGGCGCCGGCGCGCCGGACACCCTCCCGCAGCGGCTGGACGTCTTCATCACCGCGTTCTGCGACTACAACTTCACCTGGGAGCCCCAGCTGCGCGCCGCGCTGCGCCTCTCGCTGGATCCGGCGGCGGACCGGCCGGCGATGCGCCAGGGTCGCGCGATCGCGTGGGTCGAGGACGCGTTGCGGCCGCTGCGCGACACGCATCCGCACGTCGACGTCCACGACCTGGCGGTCGCCATCCGGTCGGCGACCGGCATCGAGACGCTCGTCTGGCTGATCGACGTCGCGGGTCAGGACCGCGAGCAGGCGACCGCGACCGTACGGTCGACGGCCCGCGCGCTGCTCGCGGCCGCGACCGCTCAGCCGGTCCGCTGA
- a CDS encoding glycosyltransferase family 2 protein, which translates to MPATASPPHGSWERLEHFSRLAGPLTVPPADRPYRVEFRNQRKVDGRWRHAKALLIAVLNVCFEIFFFTWLLRPDHIGPTYAGPAAELARTANLVVIASIAVVEMLRLVNVISLSLASIAARDPIPVIPDPGVRVAFLTTIVPSKEPIAVVAETLRAATRIRHDGVFDIWLLDEGDDPAVKAVCAELGVRHFTRRGIERYNQPTGAFRAKTKHGNYNAWIDAHGDGYDVLLSVDPDHVPLANFAERILGYFRDPDVAYAVGPQCYKNSEQFVTRAAESQQFPFHSVIQRAANLYGTPMLVGTNNAIRIEALRSIGGLSDSITEDMATGLALHTSRNPETGRRWKSVYTPDVLSAGEGPTSWSDYFSQQRRWSRGTFEILSGTYWRRFGKLSPAAMMHYTLITTFYPSMAIGWLLGILNAILFLGLGVTGMTIAPQTWLALYTDATAFSLWLYIHNRRYNVSPYEPPDSWGLTGMLMSIIAAPLYAGQLCSTITRRPARFVVTPKGDSSSQDGIRTFRNHLGWCAVLLIAIAVSVARHYAGGAALLWPCTSLLVCVLPIALSYAAPRLAHPEATTPAPAAAAAGLLPLPRHPGDITREIPKALIQQHLTADSPAPRTGSVPAGAATGSAAPRAHPVAATSGPGRTVPEQRMPAEPQRTG; encoded by the coding sequence GTGCCCGCAACCGCATCACCTCCCCACGGCTCGTGGGAACGGCTGGAGCACTTCAGCCGTCTGGCCGGCCCGCTGACCGTCCCGCCGGCCGACCGGCCCTACCGCGTGGAGTTCCGCAATCAGCGGAAGGTCGACGGCCGGTGGCGGCACGCCAAGGCGCTGCTGATCGCGGTGCTCAACGTGTGCTTCGAGATCTTCTTCTTCACCTGGCTGCTGCGCCCGGACCACATCGGCCCCACGTACGCCGGACCGGCCGCCGAGCTGGCCCGGACGGCCAACCTCGTGGTCATCGCCTCGATCGCCGTGGTGGAGATGCTGCGACTGGTCAACGTGATCTCGCTGTCGCTGGCCTCGATCGCCGCCCGTGACCCGATCCCGGTCATCCCCGATCCGGGTGTCCGCGTCGCCTTCCTGACCACCATCGTGCCCAGCAAGGAGCCGATCGCGGTGGTCGCCGAGACACTGCGGGCGGCGACCCGGATCCGGCACGACGGCGTCTTCGACATCTGGCTGCTCGACGAGGGCGACGATCCGGCCGTCAAGGCGGTCTGCGCCGAGCTCGGGGTGCGGCACTTCACCCGGCGCGGCATCGAGCGGTACAACCAGCCCACCGGCGCGTTCCGGGCCAAGACCAAGCACGGCAACTACAACGCCTGGATCGACGCGCACGGCGACGGGTACGACGTGCTGCTCTCGGTCGACCCGGACCACGTGCCGCTGGCCAACTTCGCGGAGCGGATCCTGGGCTACTTCCGGGACCCGGACGTGGCGTACGCGGTCGGCCCGCAGTGCTACAAGAACAGCGAGCAGTTCGTCACCCGGGCCGCCGAGTCACAGCAGTTCCCGTTCCACAGCGTCATCCAGCGGGCCGCCAACCTGTACGGCACCCCGATGCTGGTCGGCACGAACAACGCGATCCGGATCGAGGCGCTGCGCAGCATCGGCGGCCTCAGCGACTCGATCACCGAGGACATGGCCACCGGACTGGCCCTGCACACCAGCCGCAACCCGGAGACCGGGCGCCGCTGGAAGTCGGTGTACACCCCGGACGTGCTCTCCGCGGGCGAGGGGCCGACCAGCTGGAGCGACTACTTCAGCCAGCAGCGCCGCTGGTCGCGGGGGACCTTCGAGATCCTTTCCGGTACGTACTGGCGGCGTTTCGGGAAGCTGTCACCGGCCGCGATGATGCACTACACGCTGATCACCACGTTCTACCCGTCGATGGCGATCGGCTGGCTGCTGGGCATCCTCAACGCGATCCTGTTCCTCGGCCTCGGCGTCACCGGCATGACCATCGCGCCGCAGACCTGGCTGGCGCTGTACACCGACGCGACCGCGTTCTCACTGTGGCTCTACATCCACAACCGCCGTTACAACGTCAGCCCGTACGAGCCGCCGGACTCGTGGGGCCTGACCGGCATGCTCATGTCGATCATCGCGGCGCCGCTGTACGCCGGGCAGCTGTGCAGCACGATCACCCGGCGGCCGGCCCGATTCGTCGTCACGCCCAAGGGCGACAGCAGCAGCCAGGACGGCATCCGCACGTTTCGCAACCACCTCGGCTGGTGTGCCGTCCTGCTGATCGCGATCGCCGTCTCGGTCGCCCGGCACTACGCCGGCGGGGCCGCGCTGCTCTGGCCCTGCACCAGCCTGCTGGTCTGCGTGCTCCCGATCGCGCTGAGCTACGCCGCCCCGCGGCTGGCCCACCCGGAGGCCACCACCCCGGCACCGGCCGCGGCGGCGGCCGGGCTGCTTCCCCTGCCCCGGCACCCCGGCGACATCACCAGGGAGATCCCGAAAGCCCTCATCCAGCAACACCTCACCGCCGACAGCCCGGCTCCCCGCACCGGCTCCGTCCCGGCCGGCGCCGCCACCGGCAGCGCCGCACCGCGAGCCCATCCCGTGGCGGCCACCTCCGGCCCCGGGCGGACCGTGCCCGAGCAACGGATGCCGGCGGAACCTCAGCGGACCGGCTGA
- a CDS encoding glycoside hydrolase family 6 protein, with amino-acid sequence MAGTTAVALAVAGCGRDEPAAPGAPPVGSPSASVAPVRTPGANGNPLAGRTLYVDPASDAAAQVAQWTAQGRVADARTLARIADRPIATWMTGGPTPVRARVDEVVGRAATSGRVPVLVAYNIPHRDCGNFSAGGAGSAAEYRAWIREFAAGIDHRPAVVVVEPDAVAHLVDGCADDAAQRAALLRDAIAVLKDTGSAVVYLDAGNPGWITDTDRLARALRRAGVAGADGFALNVSNFVGTAENIAFGHRVSDELGGATHFVIDTSRNGAGPVPGSEIAGGPRWCNPPGRALGVAPTTETGRARVDAYLWIKNPGDSDGACRAGEPAAGQWWPEYALELARPA; translated from the coding sequence GTGGCGGGCACCACCGCCGTCGCGCTGGCCGTGGCCGGGTGCGGCCGCGACGAGCCGGCAGCGCCCGGCGCGCCCCCGGTGGGGTCGCCCTCGGCGAGCGTGGCTCCTGTCCGGACGCCCGGCGCGAACGGCAACCCGCTGGCCGGCCGCACTCTTTACGTCGATCCGGCGAGCGACGCCGCGGCGCAGGTGGCCCAGTGGACGGCCCAGGGACGCGTCGCCGACGCCCGGACCCTCGCCCGGATCGCGGACCGGCCGATCGCCACCTGGATGACCGGCGGTCCCACGCCGGTGCGGGCCCGCGTCGACGAGGTGGTCGGCCGTGCCGCGACCAGCGGCCGGGTGCCGGTCCTGGTGGCCTACAACATCCCGCACCGCGACTGTGGCAACTTCAGCGCCGGCGGCGCCGGGTCCGCGGCCGAGTACCGGGCGTGGATCAGGGAGTTCGCGGCCGGGATCGACCACCGTCCGGCGGTGGTCGTCGTGGAGCCCGACGCCGTCGCGCACCTGGTCGACGGGTGCGCGGACGACGCCGCTCAGCGGGCGGCGCTGCTGCGGGACGCGATCGCCGTACTCAAGGACACCGGATCCGCGGTGGTGTACCTGGACGCCGGCAACCCGGGCTGGATCACCGACACCGACCGGCTGGCCCGGGCGCTGCGGCGAGCCGGTGTGGCCGGGGCCGACGGCTTCGCGTTGAACGTGTCGAACTTCGTCGGGACGGCCGAGAACATCGCGTTCGGGCACCGAGTCTCGGACGAGTTGGGCGGCGCCACCCACTTCGTCATCGACACCAGCCGCAACGGCGCCGGTCCGGTGCCCGGCTCGGAGATCGCGGGCGGGCCGCGCTGGTGCAATCCGCCGGGCCGGGCGCTCGGCGTCGCGCCGACCACGGAGACCGGCCGGGCCCGGGTCGACGCGTACCTGTGGATCAAGAATCCGGGTGACTCCGACGGCGCCTGCCGGGCCGGCGAGCCCGCGGCCGGCCAGTGGTGGCCGGAGTACGCGCTGGAGCTCGCCCGCCCGGCGTGA
- a CDS encoding galactose oxidase early set domain-containing protein, translating into MPLLALTAVGLVNVPPVWSAVSRWRHERLVNSMPYKTTHGFWQTIELPKEVRLNAIHAALLPSGRILLIAGSGNKIDQFKAGTFKTVVFDPATGAATLVPTPTDLFCSGHTFLPDGKLLVAGGTLRYEVLEPEVTHAGGSMTVKNESPDGPRSFPKGTVFVAANGLRYTAGDAFTVPSATKTVRGKGKVTVTAGATTVWVDAAGGGDRYATSTRGQYRIEGLPPGADQRNLYGLAEKITMAKQDYQGRKETYEFDPVTERYQRVADMHEKRWYPTLTGLSDGSVLAVSGLDGAGQVVDGSQNEIYDPATKKWTVRKDLNRYFPTYPTLFQTAEPGVLFYTGSNSGYGPEDKGRDPGLWDLSDNSFRPVPGIRAADQLETSMSAWAGPVQNQTVMVVGGGGVGESRKSTRRIDLVDLTEREPRFRPGPDLPEGTRYPNLVTLPDDTTLITNGARDYRGRGATDNHIARIYHPDTNTLAEAADPAVGRNYHSAALLLPDGRVLTVGSDPLYADRKNTISGSFEQRLEVYTPPYLYRGERPAITEGPAAVGYGRQATFATSAPADIASVRLIRPSAATHMLNVDQRSVGVNFTRQAQGITVTVPAERTLLPPGPYMLFAIDRSGVPSIARWVTVS; encoded by the coding sequence GTGCCGCTCCTGGCCTTGACCGCCGTCGGCCTGGTCAACGTGCCACCGGTGTGGTCGGCGGTCAGCCGATGGCGGCATGAGCGACTGGTCAACAGCATGCCGTACAAGACGACACACGGCTTCTGGCAGACGATCGAGTTGCCGAAGGAGGTCCGGCTCAACGCGATTCACGCCGCGCTGCTGCCGTCCGGCCGGATCCTGCTGATCGCCGGGTCCGGCAACAAGATCGACCAGTTCAAGGCCGGCACCTTCAAGACGGTGGTGTTCGACCCGGCGACCGGCGCGGCCACGCTGGTGCCGACGCCGACCGACCTGTTCTGCAGCGGGCACACGTTCCTCCCCGACGGCAAGTTGCTCGTGGCCGGGGGCACGCTGCGCTACGAGGTGCTGGAGCCGGAGGTGACCCATGCCGGCGGCAGCATGACGGTCAAGAACGAGTCACCCGACGGGCCCCGGTCCTTCCCGAAGGGGACCGTGTTCGTGGCCGCCAACGGCCTGCGCTACACCGCCGGCGACGCGTTCACGGTTCCCTCGGCCACCAAGACGGTCCGCGGCAAGGGCAAGGTGACCGTCACCGCCGGCGCCACCACGGTGTGGGTCGACGCGGCGGGCGGCGGCGACCGGTACGCGACGAGCACCCGGGGCCAGTACCGCATCGAGGGCCTGCCCCCGGGCGCCGACCAGCGCAACCTGTACGGGCTGGCCGAGAAGATCACCATGGCCAAGCAGGACTACCAGGGCCGCAAGGAGACCTACGAGTTCGACCCGGTCACCGAGCGGTACCAGCGGGTCGCGGACATGCACGAGAAACGCTGGTACCCCACGCTGACCGGGCTGTCCGACGGGTCGGTGCTCGCGGTGTCCGGGCTGGACGGCGCCGGCCAGGTGGTCGACGGCTCGCAGAACGAGATCTACGATCCGGCCACCAAGAAGTGGACGGTCCGCAAGGATCTGAACCGCTACTTCCCGACCTATCCGACCCTGTTCCAGACCGCCGAGCCGGGGGTCCTCTTCTACACCGGCTCCAACTCCGGGTACGGGCCGGAGGACAAGGGCCGGGACCCGGGGCTGTGGGATCTGAGCGACAACAGCTTCCGCCCGGTGCCCGGCATCCGTGCCGCCGACCAGCTGGAGACCAGCATGTCGGCGTGGGCCGGGCCGGTGCAGAACCAGACCGTGATGGTGGTCGGCGGTGGCGGCGTCGGCGAGTCCCGCAAGTCCACCCGGCGGATCGACCTGGTCGACCTGACCGAGCGCGAGCCGCGGTTCCGGCCCGGGCCCGACCTGCCCGAGGGAACGCGGTACCCGAACCTGGTCACGCTTCCGGACGACACGACGCTGATCACCAACGGCGCCCGGGACTACCGTGGCCGCGGCGCCACCGACAACCACATCGCCCGGATCTACCACCCGGACACGAACACGCTGGCGGAGGCGGCCGACCCCGCGGTCGGCCGCAACTACCACAGCGCGGCGCTGCTGCTGCCCGACGGCCGGGTGCTGACCGTCGGCTCCGATCCGCTGTACGCCGACCGGAAGAACACCATCAGCGGCTCGTTCGAGCAGCGGCTCGAGGTCTACACGCCGCCGTACCTGTACCGCGGCGAGCGTCCGGCGATCACCGAGGGTCCGGCCGCGGTCGGTTACGGTCGGCAGGCCACGTTCGCCACCTCGGCGCCGGCGGACATCGCTTCGGTACGCCTGATCCGCCCCAGCGCCGCCACCCACATGCTCAACGTCGATCAGCGCTCCGTCGGCGTGAACTTCACCCGGCAGGCCCAGGGGATCACCGTCACGGTGCCGGCGGAGCGCACCCTGCTGCCGCCGGGGCCGTACATGCTCTTCGCGATCGACCGGTCCGGGGTGCCGTCGATCGCGCGCTGGGTGACGGTGTCCTGA
- a CDS encoding IclR family transcriptional regulator has translation MNETPKRGGRPPTGDPVIERAFALLTTFDADHRAQPLADLARRSGIPRSSALRLARTLVDVGALERLDDGRFVVGLHLLEIASLAPRGHGLRAVAMPFMEDLFHVTRQHVLLAVREENEALLVERLSARDAGPVRYRVGGRLPLTSTGVSLVLLAHAPADVQDAAIDGYRAGDGENDLHTPADLRRALAEVRRGGYAYGRQRTPRAMSTVAAPIRASGEVVAALSVVAPSSGFEAAACGIAVRAAARAVSRQLSEAHGPVTD, from the coding sequence ATGAATGAAACACCGAAACGCGGCGGCCGCCCGCCCACCGGCGACCCGGTGATCGAACGCGCCTTTGCCCTGCTCACCACGTTCGACGCGGACCACCGGGCGCAGCCCCTCGCGGACCTGGCCCGGCGCTCCGGCATCCCCCGCTCCAGCGCGCTGCGCCTGGCCCGCACCCTGGTCGACGTGGGCGCGCTGGAACGCCTCGACGACGGCCGCTTCGTCGTCGGCCTGCACCTGCTGGAGATCGCCTCGCTCGCCCCGCGTGGGCACGGGCTGCGCGCCGTGGCGATGCCGTTCATGGAGGACCTGTTCCACGTGACCCGGCAGCACGTGCTGCTCGCGGTCCGCGAGGAGAACGAGGCACTGCTGGTCGAGCGGCTCTCCGCCCGCGACGCCGGCCCGGTGCGGTACCGGGTCGGTGGCCGGCTACCGCTCACCTCGACCGGGGTGAGCCTGGTGCTGCTCGCCCACGCGCCGGCCGACGTGCAGGACGCGGCCATCGACGGGTACCGGGCCGGTGACGGCGAGAACGACCTGCACACCCCGGCTGACCTGCGGCGGGCCCTGGCCGAGGTGCGCCGGGGCGGCTATGCGTACGGCCGGCAGCGAACCCCGCGGGCGATGAGCACGGTGGCCGCCCCGATCCGCGCGTCCGGCGAGGTGGTGGCCGCCCTGTCGGTGGTCGCGCCCAGCTCCGGCTTCGAGGCCGCGGCCTGTGGCATCGCGGTGCGGGCGGCGGCACGGGCCGTCTCCCGCCAGTTGTCCGAGGCGCACGGGCCGGTGACCGACTAG
- a CDS encoding amidohydrolase family protein, whose product MTDSYVAAARATGIEHPDGMPGWPQWSAEAHLQLMADGGIGKSYLSISSPGVHFGVDLAARALAREVNEAGADVCRRYPSRFGHFAALPLPDVDGALAEAAHALDMLGADGVVVETNHRGAYLGDPSFEPLWAELDRRGALVFVHPTSPPHADEISLGLPRPMLEFLFDTARTATDLVFRGVLARYPAIRWVLTHGGGVLPLLADRMQMFHSVLAGDDGPSVIDQLSEIWFDMAGTPFPRQIPAFEAAFGTSKLVYGSDYCWTPAPLALAQIRTIDDSWRELTSKNARRLFDR is encoded by the coding sequence GTGACCGACAGCTACGTGGCCGCGGCCCGTGCCACCGGGATCGAGCACCCGGACGGGATGCCGGGCTGGCCGCAGTGGAGCGCCGAGGCACATCTCCAGCTGATGGCCGACGGCGGGATCGGCAAGTCGTACCTGTCGATCTCCTCGCCGGGTGTGCACTTCGGCGTCGACCTGGCCGCCCGTGCGCTGGCCCGGGAGGTCAACGAGGCCGGCGCCGACGTGTGCCGCCGGTACCCGTCGCGGTTCGGGCACTTCGCCGCACTGCCGCTGCCGGACGTGGACGGCGCGCTCGCCGAGGCGGCGCACGCGCTGGACATGCTCGGAGCCGACGGCGTCGTGGTCGAGACCAATCACCGAGGCGCCTACCTCGGCGACCCGAGCTTCGAGCCGCTCTGGGCCGAACTTGATCGGCGCGGCGCCCTCGTCTTCGTCCACCCCACCTCGCCGCCGCACGCCGACGAGATCTCCCTCGGCCTGCCCCGGCCCATGCTGGAGTTCCTGTTCGACACCGCACGCACCGCCACGGACCTGGTGTTTCGTGGTGTGCTGGCGCGATACCCGGCGATCCGGTGGGTGCTCACCCACGGCGGCGGGGTGCTGCCGCTGCTCGCCGACCGCATGCAGATGTTCCACTCGGTCCTGGCCGGCGACGACGGGCCGTCCGTCATCGATCAGCTCAGCGAGATCTGGTTCGACATGGCCGGCACGCCGTTCCCGCGGCAGATACCGGCGTTCGAGGCCGCGTTCGGCACCTCGAAGCTGGTCTACGGCAGCGACTACTGCTGGACCCCGGCGCCCCTCGCGCTCGCCCAGATCCGGACGATCGACGACTCGTGGCGCGAGTTGACCAGCAAGAACGCCCGAAGGTTGTTCGACCGATGA
- a CDS encoding NUDIX domain-containing protein yields the protein MSLTLRHSVRGILLTDDGRVLLCRNRAPGSIDDAVWTVPGGGIEPGETRFQALRRELIEEVGLAIEVEPPHVWRREMIGPGLIPGFDGAIHDYYVVRTAEFAPSPAMTAAQLAAEHIDELRWWSPAEMASYPGPDRFAPHDLADRLRTLISPG from the coding sequence ATGTCCTTGACGCTGCGCCACTCCGTGCGCGGGATCCTGCTGACCGATGACGGTCGGGTCCTGCTCTGCCGCAACCGTGCACCGGGATCGATCGACGACGCGGTCTGGACGGTGCCGGGCGGCGGGATCGAGCCGGGCGAGACCCGCTTCCAGGCGCTCCGGCGCGAGTTGATCGAGGAGGTCGGTCTGGCGATCGAGGTGGAGCCGCCGCACGTCTGGCGGCGGGAGATGATCGGGCCCGGTCTCATCCCGGGCTTCGACGGTGCGATCCACGACTATTACGTGGTGCGGACCGCGGAGTTCGCGCCCAGCCCGGCGATGACCGCCGCGCAGCTGGCCGCCGAGCACATCGACGAGCTGCGCTGGTGGTCACCCGCCGAGATGGCGTCCTACCCGGGCCCGGACCGATTCGCACCGCACGACCTCGCCGACCGGCTGAGGACCCTGATCAGTCCTGGCTGA
- a CDS encoding permease produces MSVSTKTKPEQDTGIGSLEVLAGLLVVLVLLRGHLAGLLSGAGLQTWATVFVSVLVQAVPFLVFGVVLSAVIAVFVPRSFWARALPSHPALAVPAAGMAGVILPGCECGSVPIAGSLIRRGVTPAAALAFLLAAPAINPIVLTATVIAFPGQPQMAVARGLASLVVAVAMGWLWLRLGKPEWIRLPHRPDLDDSSKARAFWAACRHDVMHAGGFLVLGAAAAATINVVIPGAWLQSLADNPVVSVLALATLAVLLSICSEADAFVAASLSQFSLTSRLVFLVVGPMVDLKLISMQTGVFGRRFAMRFAPATFVAAILLGSLFGVVLL; encoded by the coding sequence GTGAGCGTGTCGACCAAGACCAAACCGGAGCAGGACACCGGGATCGGGTCTCTTGAGGTGCTCGCCGGGCTGCTCGTCGTCCTGGTCCTGCTGCGCGGGCATCTGGCCGGGCTGCTGTCCGGGGCGGGGCTGCAGACCTGGGCGACGGTGTTCGTGTCGGTGCTGGTGCAGGCGGTCCCGTTCCTGGTCTTCGGGGTGGTGCTGTCCGCGGTCATCGCGGTGTTCGTGCCGCGCAGCTTCTGGGCCCGGGCGCTGCCCAGCCACCCGGCCCTCGCGGTGCCGGCCGCCGGGATGGCCGGGGTCATCCTGCCCGGCTGCGAGTGCGGCAGCGTGCCGATCGCCGGGTCGCTGATCCGGCGCGGCGTGACCCCGGCGGCCGCGCTCGCGTTCCTGCTGGCGGCGCCGGCGATCAACCCGATCGTGCTGACCGCCACCGTGATCGCCTTCCCCGGGCAGCCGCAGATGGCGGTCGCCCGCGGGCTGGCCAGCCTGGTCGTCGCGGTCGCGATGGGCTGGCTGTGGCTGCGTCTCGGCAAGCCCGAGTGGATCCGGCTGCCACACCGGCCCGACCTGGACGACTCCTCCAAGGCGCGGGCGTTCTGGGCGGCCTGCCGGCACGACGTCATGCACGCCGGCGGTTTCCTGGTGCTCGGCGCGGCTGCGGCGGCCACCATCAACGTGGTGATCCCGGGCGCCTGGCTCCAGTCGCTCGCCGACAACCCGGTCGTCTCGGTGCTCGCCCTCGCGACCCTGGCCGTGCTGCTCTCCATCTGCTCCGAGGCCGACGCGTTCGTGGCCGCGTCGCTGTCCCAGTTCTCGCTCACCTCCCGGCTGGTGTTCCTGGTGGTCGGCCCGATGGTGGACCTGAAACTGATCTCCATGCAGACGGGTGTCTTCGGCCGCCGGTTCGCGATGCGGTTCGCTCCGGCCACCTTCGTCGCGGCGATCCTGCTCGGCAGCCTGTTCGGGGTGGTGCTGCTGTGA
- a CDS encoding TIGR03943 family putative permease subunit: protein MTQAVIMLLFGGAILKATITDTFLRYVKEGLRPFLLLAGILLVAAAVMTIWYDLRAGRGAPEPAHDDGHGHGHDDDGHGHHEPRVGWLLLLPVLGLLLVSPPALGSFAAGQAGSVGPAAASDYPPLPAGDPVEVSLLDYASRAVFDAGKSLAGRNVQLTGFITPGPDGKPMLARMVLTCCAADGRPIKIGLAGAPIDAPADAWVEVVGVYSSQVGTDPVNQAQVAYFDVKSWREIDEPKQPYA, encoded by the coding sequence ATGACCCAGGCGGTGATCATGCTGCTGTTCGGCGGCGCGATCCTCAAGGCGACGATCACCGACACCTTCCTCCGATACGTGAAGGAAGGCCTGCGGCCTTTCCTGCTGCTCGCGGGCATCCTGCTGGTCGCGGCCGCCGTCATGACCATCTGGTACGACCTCCGCGCCGGCCGTGGCGCCCCGGAGCCCGCGCACGACGACGGCCACGGCCACGGTCACGACGATGACGGGCACGGGCATCATGAGCCGCGGGTCGGCTGGCTGCTGCTGCTCCCGGTGCTGGGGCTGCTGCTGGTGTCGCCGCCGGCGCTGGGGTCGTTCGCGGCGGGGCAGGCGGGCAGCGTCGGTCCGGCCGCCGCGTCGGACTATCCACCGCTGCCGGCCGGCGATCCGGTCGAGGTGAGCCTGCTCGACTACGCCTCCCGGGCGGTGTTCGACGCGGGCAAGAGCCTGGCCGGGCGCAACGTGCAGTTGACCGGCTTCATCACGCCGGGCCCGGACGGCAAGCCGATGCTGGCGCGGATGGTGCTGACCTGCTGCGCCGCTGACGGCCGGCCGATCAAAATCGGGCTGGCCGGCGCGCCGATCGACGCGCCCGCGGACGCCTGGGTCGAGGTGGTCGGCGTCTACAGCAGCCAGGTCGGCACCGACCCGGTGAACCAGGCCCAGGTCGCCTACTTCGACGTGAAATCCTGGCGGGAAATCGACGAGCCCAAACAACCCTACGCCTGA
- a CDS encoding GAF and ANTAR domain-containing protein, translating into MAQLVAEFGPDVGRLCDACVAGLPGVGGAGMALMTTLPAQQIRYASDAVSAEVEDLQVVLGEGPCREAFDGRRPVLVEDLDDQLWSNRWPVFAPAAVSAGARALFALPLQVGAICLGVIDLYRPGPGRLAGDDLAEALAFADAATELLLAEQLPGGPGSGADPHAHRAVVHQATGMISAQLQVPVQAAFLRLRAQAYVTERNLDDVAADVVARRLRFTETDNDDDLH; encoded by the coding sequence GTGGCGCAGCTCGTGGCGGAGTTCGGTCCGGATGTCGGGCGGCTGTGCGACGCCTGCGTGGCCGGGCTGCCCGGGGTGGGCGGCGCGGGCATGGCGCTGATGACGACGCTGCCGGCTCAGCAGATTCGCTACGCCAGCGACGCGGTCAGTGCGGAGGTCGAGGATCTCCAGGTGGTGCTCGGTGAGGGGCCGTGCCGGGAGGCGTTCGACGGGCGGAGGCCGGTTCTGGTCGAGGATCTCGACGACCAGCTGTGGAGCAACCGCTGGCCGGTGTTCGCGCCGGCCGCGGTCAGTGCCGGCGCACGGGCGCTGTTCGCGCTGCCGCTCCAGGTCGGTGCGATCTGTCTCGGGGTGATCGACCTGTACCGGCCGGGGCCGGGCCGGCTGGCCGGTGACGACCTGGCCGAGGCGCTGGCCTTCGCCGACGCCGCCACCGAACTGCTGCTGGCCGAGCAACTGCCCGGCGGGCCGGGGTCCGGCGCCGACCCGCACGCCCACCGGGCCGTGGTGCACCAGGCCACCGGCATGATCAGCGCGCAGCTCCAGGTGCCCGTGCAGGCGGCGTTCCTGCGGCTACGGGCCCAGGCCTACGTGACCGAGCGCAACCTGGACGACGTCGCGGCCGACGTGGTCGCCCGGCGGCTGCGGTTCACCGAGACGGACAATGATGACGATCTCCACTGA